A genomic stretch from Corynebacterium terpenotabidum Y-11 includes:
- a CDS encoding DEAD/DEAH box helicase, whose translation MTEDPRRDPLDRFSTPAAQWFREVFAEPTVVQSQAWDAISRGDHALVVAPTGSGKTLAAFLWALSRLTSEGLLQERRTGTKVLYISPLKALGVDVERNLRVPLAGIARTAAATGTDIAPVTVGVRSGDTPQAERAKLLRTPPDVLITTPESLYLMLTSKAAGTLVDVDTVIIDEVHAVAGTKRGAHLALSLERLDELVTDHGGVVQRIGLSATVNPVDTVASFLGGDRPVTVVNPPAHKLWDVTVCSVVPDFRDPPELATVGVADDEPLDAVDAVDAVGNAAAGAVDEALVGPSLIGEGVGGITDAGSGRRNASGVDRESALPQQKSVWPHVQRAVYRQIMDNRSTLVFVNARRTAERLTGALNELWAEEHDPESLAAPTRRDPAQLMAQSGTVAAAPQVIARAHHGSVSKEERADIEQQLKEGALRCVVATSSLELGIDMGLVDRVIQIGAPPSVSSAVQRAGRAGHSVGAVSHATVYPLHRADAEVATVIVDRMLAGDLEPLHVVTNALDVLAQQTVARAVQASFDVEDWFRTVRRAHPYAALPREAFDGVIELVSGRYPSTDFAELRPRVVYDATAGTLVARPGTRRVAVTSGGTIPDRGLFGVYLPADGDNAGGRRVGELDEEMVYESRVGDVFTLGASSWRINEITRDQVIVTPAAGHTGRLPFWVGDAEGRPAELAPVIGASRRSWGTGGHGDLRAASFLDENTRANLDMFYTEQREATQVIPDEKTLLIERFHDEVGDWRVVVHTPWGRSVNAPWALAIGAALSRRSGIDAMAVAGDDGIVLRLPYTEDPPGVELLTGGADASGGDAAPVVAEVTDAVGSSALFAGRFRECAARALLLPRRNPGKRQPLWQQRQRASQLLDVARPHPEFPVMVETMRECLRDVYDLPALEKIVGAVGSRRMRVAEITTETPSAFAESLLFSYTGAFLYEGDSAERAAALSVDPALLAAVLGQRGEGLELDEAVVAEIVAGLQWLASGRQARSAEQVVDMLRALGPLAVDEVTRRVDPAVPGGVESVCDEVRAMIPRRICEVKVGGVLRWAVVEDAPLLRDGLGIPVPPGVGAPLETVPDAVDQLLLRWARTHGPFTAAEVATEFGLGAATADALAKRWVSGRRLESLGETYVDTGVLRRLRAATLAKARGALEPVSRQTYASFLQSWHGLGEGEREDLASVIEQLAGVALPASAWETVVLPARIPGYVPADLDDLMASGEVVVVGAGAASPTDPLVMLLPADLAPLLVTAPESTDVPLGQVAQLIRDRVAGGGAFLAAEIGRALGEAEDSPDSPSHDAVDAAIRELFDAGVLMPDSFAAVRARLAGTGITDATGHRGGASSKGAHKAPRRGRGRGSTARLRMGRTTFAQTVRSEEVRSRRAAMNAHAGVPGRWSLVPAPGGAAADRAIARGEAWLDRYAVVTRGSVMAEHTEGGFAAAYRMLTAWEDNGTVLRGYVVDGLGGAQFASREVIDRLREIEEDAAADPGVPVVLAASDPANPFGAAVPWPEVYGAGGDSPGGAGRPTRGAGALVVVQDGRLLAHLTRGGRSVLLFSRPTMADEDGPGATDPADVQAVVTVLSSLISVGRLSPVTVEKVNGTEVMSLGAGTRAWTEAGARFTPKGLVVR comes from the coding sequence ATGACCGAGGACCCCCGCCGCGACCCGTTGGACCGCTTCTCCACCCCGGCGGCACAGTGGTTCCGTGAGGTGTTCGCCGAGCCGACGGTCGTGCAGTCGCAGGCGTGGGATGCGATCAGCCGTGGCGACCACGCCCTGGTCGTCGCCCCGACCGGGTCCGGAAAGACGCTCGCCGCGTTCCTCTGGGCACTGTCCCGGTTGACCTCGGAAGGGCTGTTGCAGGAACGCCGGACCGGGACGAAAGTGCTCTACATCTCCCCGCTGAAGGCCCTCGGTGTGGACGTGGAACGCAACCTGCGCGTCCCACTGGCCGGCATCGCCCGGACCGCGGCGGCGACCGGGACGGACATCGCCCCGGTGACTGTCGGCGTCCGCTCCGGAGACACCCCACAGGCTGAGCGGGCGAAACTGCTGCGCACCCCGCCGGACGTGCTCATCACCACGCCGGAGTCGCTGTACCTCATGCTCACCTCGAAGGCCGCCGGCACGCTGGTCGACGTGGACACGGTCATTATCGACGAGGTCCATGCGGTCGCCGGGACGAAGCGTGGGGCCCATCTGGCACTCAGCCTGGAGCGGCTCGACGAACTGGTCACCGACCACGGTGGGGTGGTGCAGCGCATCGGCCTGTCCGCGACGGTGAACCCGGTGGACACCGTGGCGTCCTTCCTCGGTGGTGACCGGCCGGTGACGGTGGTGAACCCGCCGGCGCACAAGCTGTGGGACGTGACCGTGTGCAGTGTCGTGCCGGATTTCCGGGATCCGCCGGAGTTGGCGACCGTAGGTGTGGCCGACGACGAACCGCTGGACGCTGTGGACGCTGTGGACGCTGTAGGCAACGCAGCCGCTGGAGCGGTCGACGAGGCACTGGTCGGACCGTCGCTGATCGGTGAGGGCGTCGGCGGGATCACCGACGCCGGCTCCGGGCGGCGGAACGCATCCGGGGTGGACCGGGAATCCGCCCTGCCGCAGCAGAAGTCGGTGTGGCCGCATGTGCAGCGGGCGGTCTACCGGCAGATCATGGACAACCGCTCCACCCTCGTCTTCGTCAACGCCCGTCGTACCGCCGAACGCCTCACCGGTGCGCTCAACGAACTCTGGGCGGAGGAACACGATCCGGAGTCCTTGGCCGCCCCCACCCGGCGGGATCCTGCCCAGCTGATGGCGCAGTCCGGGACGGTGGCCGCCGCACCGCAGGTCATCGCCCGGGCCCACCACGGGTCGGTGTCGAAAGAGGAACGGGCCGATATCGAGCAGCAGCTCAAGGAGGGGGCGTTGCGGTGCGTGGTCGCGACCTCCTCCCTGGAACTGGGCATCGACATGGGGCTGGTCGACCGGGTGATCCAGATCGGTGCACCGCCGAGTGTCTCCTCGGCGGTGCAACGGGCCGGCCGCGCCGGGCACTCCGTCGGGGCGGTCTCGCACGCCACGGTGTACCCGCTGCACCGGGCGGACGCGGAGGTGGCGACGGTCATCGTCGACCGGATGCTCGCCGGGGATCTCGAACCGCTGCATGTGGTGACCAATGCCCTGGATGTGCTGGCCCAGCAGACTGTCGCACGGGCGGTGCAGGCGTCCTTCGATGTGGAGGACTGGTTCCGGACCGTGCGCCGCGCCCACCCCTATGCCGCCCTGCCGCGGGAGGCCTTCGACGGCGTCATCGAACTGGTCAGCGGCCGGTACCCCTCGACCGACTTCGCGGAGCTGCGTCCCCGCGTGGTCTACGACGCCACCGCCGGCACGCTCGTCGCCCGTCCCGGGACCAGGCGTGTCGCCGTGACCAGCGGCGGAACCATACCGGACCGCGGACTGTTCGGCGTGTACCTGCCCGCCGACGGGGACAACGCCGGAGGACGCCGCGTCGGTGAACTCGACGAGGAGATGGTCTACGAGTCCCGGGTCGGGGACGTGTTCACGCTCGGCGCGTCCTCCTGGCGGATCAATGAGATCACCCGTGACCAGGTCATCGTCACCCCGGCGGCCGGGCACACCGGACGCCTGCCGTTCTGGGTGGGGGACGCCGAGGGCCGGCCGGCGGAACTTGCACCGGTGATCGGCGCATCGCGGCGGTCGTGGGGGACCGGTGGCCACGGTGACCTGCGGGCGGCGTCCTTCCTCGACGAGAACACCCGGGCCAACCTGGACATGTTCTACACGGAGCAGCGGGAGGCGACACAGGTCATCCCGGACGAGAAGACACTGCTCATCGAACGTTTCCATGACGAGGTCGGCGACTGGCGCGTGGTCGTGCACACCCCCTGGGGCCGGTCGGTGAACGCGCCGTGGGCGTTGGCGATCGGTGCGGCGCTCTCGCGGCGGTCGGGGATCGACGCCATGGCGGTCGCCGGGGACGACGGGATCGTCCTGCGCCTGCCGTACACCGAGGACCCGCCCGGGGTGGAACTGCTCACCGGCGGTGCCGACGCGTCCGGTGGGGACGCCGCCCCCGTCGTCGCCGAGGTGACGGACGCGGTGGGCTCCTCGGCCCTGTTCGCCGGGCGGTTCCGTGAGTGTGCCGCCCGCGCCCTGCTGCTGCCGCGGCGCAACCCGGGCAAGCGTCAGCCGTTGTGGCAGCAGCGCCAGCGGGCCTCCCAGCTGCTGGATGTGGCGCGTCCGCACCCGGAGTTCCCGGTGATGGTCGAGACGATGCGTGAGTGTCTGCGCGACGTCTACGATCTGCCGGCCCTCGAGAAGATCGTCGGTGCCGTGGGATCGCGACGGATGCGCGTCGCCGAGATCACGACCGAGACCCCCTCCGCGTTCGCCGAATCGCTGCTGTTCAGCTACACCGGTGCCTTCCTCTACGAGGGGGACTCCGCCGAACGCGCCGCCGCCCTGTCCGTCGACCCGGCCCTGCTCGCCGCGGTGCTGGGGCAGCGTGGGGAGGGCCTGGAGCTCGACGAAGCGGTGGTCGCCGAGATCGTCGCCGGACTGCAGTGGCTCGCGTCCGGGCGGCAGGCCCGCTCGGCCGAACAGGTCGTGGACATGCTGCGCGCCCTGGGGCCATTGGCCGTCGACGAGGTCACCCGCCGGGTCGATCCTGCGGTGCCCGGCGGGGTGGAGTCGGTGTGCGACGAAGTCCGGGCGATGATCCCGCGCCGGATCTGCGAGGTGAAGGTCGGTGGCGTGCTGCGGTGGGCGGTCGTCGAGGATGCCCCGCTGCTGCGCGACGGCCTCGGTATCCCGGTGCCCCCGGGAGTGGGGGCACCGCTGGAGACGGTCCCCGATGCCGTCGACCAGCTCCTGCTGCGGTGGGCGAGAACGCACGGGCCGTTCACTGCCGCCGAGGTCGCCACCGAGTTCGGACTCGGTGCGGCGACCGCGGACGCTCTGGCGAAGCGCTGGGTGAGTGGGCGGCGACTGGAGTCTCTCGGCGAGACCTACGTGGACACCGGCGTCCTGCGCAGGCTGCGCGCCGCGACCCTCGCGAAGGCCCGTGGTGCACTCGAACCGGTGAGCCGGCAGACCTATGCGTCCTTCCTGCAGTCCTGGCACGGGTTGGGCGAGGGGGAACGCGAGGACCTGGCTAGCGTCATCGAGCAGTTGGCGGGTGTCGCGCTGCCGGCGAGTGCCTGGGAGACCGTGGTGCTGCCTGCGAGGATCCCCGGGTATGTGCCTGCGGACCTGGACGATCTCATGGCCTCGGGCGAGGTTGTGGTCGTCGGTGCCGGTGCGGCGTCGCCGACGGATCCGCTGGTCATGCTGCTGCCCGCGGACCTCGCGCCGCTGCTGGTCACGGCGCCGGAGTCGACAGATGTGCCGCTGGGGCAGGTGGCGCAGCTGATCCGTGACCGGGTTGCCGGAGGTGGGGCCTTCCTCGCCGCGGAGATCGGGCGTGCGCTCGGGGAGGCCGAGGACTCTCCCGACAGTCCCTCACACGATGCCGTGGACGCCGCCATCCGTGAACTCTTCGACGCCGGTGTCCTCATGCCCGATTCCTTCGCTGCGGTCCGTGCCCGGCTGGCCGGCACCGGAATCACCGATGCCACAGGTCACCGTGGTGGGGCGTCCTCGAAGGGTGCGCACAAGGCGCCGCGGCGCGGACGCGGTCGGGGTTCCACCGCGCGGCTGCGCATGGGTCGCACCACCTTCGCCCAGACCGTGAGGTCGGAGGAGGTCCGTTCGCGCCGGGCGGCGATGAATGCCCATGCCGGGGTACCGGGGCGGTGGTCCCTGGTGCCCGCGCCCGGTGGTGCAGCGGCCGACCGGGCGATCGCCCGTGGCGAGGCCTGGCTCGACCGGTACGCGGTGGTGACCAGGGGATCCGTGATGGCGGAGCACACCGAGGGCGGCTTCGCCGCGGCGTACCGGATGCTCACCGCCTGGGAGGACAACGGCACGGTGCTGCGCGGTTATGTCGTCGACGGACTCGGTGGTGCGCAGTTCGCGTCGCGGGAGGTCATCGACCGGCTCCGCGAGATCGAGGAGGATGCCGCCGCTGACCCGGGCGTTCCGGTTGTGCTGGCCGCCTCGGACCCGGCGAACCCCTTCGGCGCGGCGGTGCCGTGGCCGGAGGTTTACGGGGCAGGTGGTGACTCTCCCGGTGGTGCCGGGCGACCGACCCGTGGCGCCGGAGCGTTGGTCGTGGTACAGGACGGCCGCCTGCTCGCCCATCTCACCCGGGGAGGACGCAGTGTGCTGCTGTTCTCCCGGCCGACCATGGCCGACGAGGACGGACCCGGCGCCACTGATCCGGCGGACGTGCAGGCCGTGGTCACGGTCCTGTCGTCGCTCATCTCCGTGGGACGCCTGTCCCCGGTGACCGTGGAAAAGGTCAACGGCACCGAGGTGATGTCGTTGGGCGCGGGGACCCGGGCGTGGACTGAGGCCGGGGCGCGGTTCACCCCGAAGGGCCTCGTCGTGCGGTGA
- a CDS encoding ABC transporter ATP-binding protein, with the protein MSTGTPLTLRDITVDYRCGGDRVTVLDRVSATFPPGEMAAVVGPSGSGKSTLLGVSGLLRQPTSGTVLLGDDAVSDAPVRERDRIRRTRLGYVFQSGNLFPGLTVTDQVVAMAVIAGGKARRARPRAEELLAEVGLADQRSLRPDQLSGGQRQRVAIARALIHRPSVLLVDEPTAAVDRSRAGQLADLLHRVTVESGCVTVVATHDPEVVAVADRSLDLTNRRR; encoded by the coding sequence ATGAGCACCGGAACACCCCTGACCCTGCGCGACATCACGGTGGACTACCGCTGCGGCGGCGACCGTGTCACCGTCCTCGACCGGGTGAGCGCCACCTTCCCGCCCGGCGAGATGGCCGCTGTCGTCGGCCCGTCCGGCTCCGGCAAGTCCACCCTGCTCGGTGTCAGCGGCCTGCTGCGGCAGCCCACCTCCGGGACTGTCCTGCTCGGGGACGACGCCGTCTCCGACGCCCCGGTCCGTGAGCGTGACCGGATCCGACGCACCCGGCTGGGGTATGTCTTCCAGTCCGGCAACCTCTTCCCCGGACTGACTGTCACCGATCAGGTCGTCGCCATGGCGGTCATCGCCGGCGGGAAGGCCCGGCGCGCCCGACCGCGGGCTGAGGAGCTGCTCGCCGAGGTCGGCCTGGCCGACCAGCGGTCACTGCGTCCTGACCAGCTCTCCGGTGGTCAGCGGCAACGCGTGGCCATCGCGCGGGCGCTGATCCACCGGCCGTCAGTGCTGCTCGTCGATGAGCCGACCGCCGCGGTGGACCGCAGCCGTGCCGGGCAGCTCGCCGACCTGCTGCACCGGGTCACCGTGGAATCCGGATGCGTGACCGTGGTGGCCACGCACGATCCCGAGGTCGTCGCGGTCGCCGACCGGTCGCTGGACCTGACGAACCGACGCCGGTAG
- a CDS encoding ABC transporter permease, with protein MFIALRELRSAWGRFTMIGVVVALVAALVGMVSGFAIGLGNDTVSALRSFNAHSVAFATGTSDFNRSTVSAHDVEAWTSRDDVTAEPLGVSMVRGEVTGSDSTTVDMATFGTDPSGALTPDITDGAPATGPGEIVVSSKLLDEGLSVGDEIMVDNTDLTVRVVGVTGVSSYGHVPAAYTSLDTWRQLRYGTADLDARQQGTASAVVITGGDAPDTLGGTEVLDSSAMLEAAPGYAGEKLTMNSILAFLYVIAPLIVAAFFAVWILQRQNVYALQRALGVSRLRLVGATLAQAAIVVTASTVVGSAVAYGLGVLLGDAVPFDLTATSLVATTLAVTAASLVGAAATLRWVVAADPMTMLGESR; from the coding sequence ATGTTCATCGCCCTACGGGAACTACGCTCCGCCTGGGGCCGGTTCACCATGATCGGGGTCGTCGTCGCCCTCGTCGCAGCACTGGTGGGAATGGTCTCCGGCTTCGCCATCGGCCTCGGCAACGACACGGTCTCCGCCCTGAGATCCTTCAACGCACACTCCGTGGCCTTCGCCACCGGAACCTCCGACTTCAACCGGAGCACGGTGTCCGCACACGACGTGGAGGCCTGGACCTCCCGCGACGACGTGACCGCCGAACCCCTCGGTGTCTCCATGGTCCGCGGCGAAGTCACCGGCAGTGACAGCACCACCGTGGACATGGCCACCTTCGGCACGGACCCCTCCGGTGCCCTGACCCCGGATATCACCGACGGCGCTCCGGCCACCGGGCCCGGCGAGATCGTCGTGTCCTCGAAGCTGCTCGACGAGGGACTGTCCGTCGGTGACGAGATCATGGTCGACAACACCGACCTCACGGTGCGGGTGGTGGGTGTGACCGGTGTGAGCTCCTACGGTCATGTCCCCGCCGCCTACACGTCCCTCGACACGTGGCGTCAGCTGCGCTACGGCACCGCCGACCTCGACGCCCGGCAACAGGGCACCGCCTCCGCAGTGGTCATCACCGGGGGCGATGCCCCGGACACCCTCGGTGGCACGGAGGTTCTCGACAGTTCCGCCATGCTCGAGGCGGCCCCCGGCTACGCCGGCGAGAAGCTGACGATGAACTCCATCCTCGCCTTCCTTTACGTCATCGCCCCGCTGATCGTCGCCGCCTTCTTCGCCGTGTGGATCCTGCAGCGTCAGAACGTCTACGCGCTGCAGCGTGCCCTCGGTGTCTCCCGTCTCCGCCTGGTCGGGGCGACCCTGGCCCAGGCCGCGATCGTCGTCACCGCGTCCACCGTCGTCGGTTCGGCCGTCGCGTACGGTCTCGGCGTCCTCCTGGGAGACGCCGTGCCCTTCGATCTCACGGCGACGTCCCTGGTGGCCACCACCCTCGCCGTCACTGCCGCGTCCCTTGTCGGTGCCGCAGCCACCCTGCGCTGGGTGGTCGCCGCCGACCCCATGACCATGCTGGGAGAATCACGATGA
- a CDS encoding TetR/AcrR family transcriptional regulator has protein sequence MPKINADTLEEHRSKVMKDLLDGTERILLSHGSRRLTTAAVAAEAGIARNSIYRYVHSVDVLVEMVLTRGFEEWTAQVRAAADAAPDARSAVIAYVHSNLTQAFSGQHELQQALPASELTPSARARIGMMHRGIAAVLRDSVAALDTSNPDLVASAVGALVDRAVTSSDTVDSPEDAARITAFTCAVAAAVVDADLTGATSVTDSPHPR, from the coding sequence ATGCCGAAGATCAACGCGGACACCCTCGAGGAGCACCGGTCGAAGGTGATGAAGGACCTGCTCGACGGTACGGAGCGGATCCTGCTCAGCCACGGCTCCCGCCGCCTCACCACCGCCGCGGTCGCCGCCGAGGCCGGCATCGCCCGCAACAGTATCTACCGCTACGTCCACTCCGTCGACGTTCTTGTCGAGATGGTGCTCACCCGCGGATTCGAGGAATGGACCGCACAGGTCCGGGCTGCCGCGGACGCCGCCCCGGACGCCCGGTCCGCGGTCATCGCCTATGTGCACAGCAACCTGACGCAGGCGTTCTCCGGCCAGCATGAGCTCCAGCAGGCGTTACCCGCCTCAGAGCTGACCCCTTCGGCGCGGGCACGGATCGGCATGATGCACCGGGGGATAGCCGCGGTCCTCCGTGACTCGGTCGCCGCGTTGGACACCTCCAACCCCGACCTCGTGGCGTCCGCCGTGGGTGCCCTCGTCGATCGTGCGGTGACGTCGTCAGACACCGTGGATTCCCCGGAGGACGCCGCGCGCATCACCGCCTTCACCTGCGCGGTTGCCGCGGCAGTGGTGGACGCGGACCTCACCGGAGCCACCTCCGTCACAGACTCCCCCCACCCCCGTTAG
- a CDS encoding DNA-formamidopyrimidine glycosylase family protein → MPEGDSVLQLSNRMQWMGGRILTRSDIRVPRFATENLAGRTVTEVWPYGKHLFMDIGGRVLHTHLKMEGVWSIHTAGTRWRRPGYTARVVLGFAPQHAGGPEIEVVGHSLGFVRLFDRDRYGEVVAHLGPDILAPDWASTPSDGISGRDEALHRILARPERSIGAALLDQRNVAGIGNEYRAEVCFLGGVDPRRPVGTGEVATTTAAHLLDLSRRVMWENRLEPRRLFTGDRRPGMGNYVFGRAEKACRRCGSPIMKSFLGGVDADGDEGELERVIWWCPVCQAC, encoded by the coding sequence GTGCCCGAGGGCGATTCCGTCCTGCAGCTGTCCAACCGCATGCAGTGGATGGGTGGCCGCATACTCACCCGCTCCGACATCCGCGTCCCCCGTTTCGCCACGGAGAACCTCGCCGGACGCACCGTCACCGAGGTGTGGCCCTACGGGAAACACCTGTTCATGGACATCGGCGGGCGCGTCCTGCACACCCACCTGAAGATGGAGGGCGTCTGGTCGATCCACACCGCCGGTACCCGGTGGAGACGCCCCGGCTACACCGCCCGCGTCGTCCTCGGCTTCGCACCGCAGCATGCCGGGGGCCCGGAGATCGAGGTCGTCGGGCATTCACTGGGTTTCGTGCGTCTCTTCGACCGAGACCGGTACGGGGAGGTGGTCGCCCATCTCGGTCCTGACATCCTTGCCCCGGACTGGGCGTCCACCCCGTCGGACGGCATCTCGGGACGCGACGAGGCACTGCACCGCATCCTCGCCCGCCCCGAGCGGTCAATTGGTGCAGCTCTGCTCGACCAACGCAATGTCGCCGGCATCGGCAACGAGTACCGGGCGGAGGTCTGCTTCCTCGGCGGCGTCGACCCACGGCGTCCCGTCGGAACGGGGGAGGTCGCCACGACCACCGCCGCGCACCTGCTGGACCTGTCCCGGCGTGTGATGTGGGAGAACCGCCTGGAACCGCGGCGCCTGTTCACCGGCGACCGACGCCCCGGCATGGGCAACTACGTCTTCGGACGCGCGGAGAAGGCCTGCCGACGCTGTGGATCCCCGATCATGAAGAGCTTCCTCGGCGGGGTGGACGCCGACGGTGACGAGGGCGAGCTCGAACGCGTCATCTGGTGGTGCCCGGTCTGCCAGGCGTGCTGA
- a CDS encoding endonuclease domain-containing protein, producing MKRTALAAQDGITDWKLRHDFTTVARGVVIPTPDNHDPSAFGGFGLDGVTRAWANHLNHPDAVIGGWPAGEIHGLKPDWGDSAPVLLLTGRRRHGSLISATAATTPLRPVFRPLPPELETHTPCHRFPRMRVVTPPVAAVQCLWTILGGRHRWWAHDVPGMSFDEVCSVQFLDAFTQATWVTHAEILAASKARIPRSVLMPLLELSDDGAQSPMETVMRLIVRDLLPEPYRWRSQVRVDLLPDAARGWTPKTLPDLGCPELKIALYYDGGHHSEGSQPEIDFNQFHALRDLGWEVIRFTKDHLRSPGAMRELVLNSIRRALQHQ from the coding sequence GTGAAACGCACCGCCCTCGCAGCACAGGACGGGATCACCGACTGGAAGCTCAGACACGACTTCACGACTGTCGCCCGGGGCGTGGTCATCCCCACTCCTGACAACCATGACCCGTCCGCCTTCGGGGGGTTCGGCCTCGACGGTGTGACCCGCGCGTGGGCGAACCACCTCAATCATCCGGACGCCGTGATCGGTGGTTGGCCGGCCGGCGAGATCCACGGTCTGAAACCGGACTGGGGTGATTCCGCTCCCGTGCTTCTGCTCACCGGCCGGCGTCGTCACGGATCCCTGATCTCTGCCACTGCGGCGACAACCCCGCTGCGTCCGGTGTTCCGGCCGCTGCCACCGGAACTGGAGACCCACACCCCGTGCCACCGGTTTCCCCGGATGAGGGTGGTGACTCCGCCGGTAGCGGCGGTCCAGTGCCTGTGGACGATCCTCGGCGGGCGTCACCGCTGGTGGGCCCATGATGTTCCGGGCATGTCCTTCGATGAGGTCTGCTCGGTGCAGTTCCTGGACGCGTTCACGCAGGCCACCTGGGTCACTCACGCGGAGATCCTCGCGGCATCGAAGGCCCGTATCCCGCGAAGCGTCCTGATGCCGCTGCTGGAACTGTCCGATGACGGCGCACAGTCCCCGATGGAGACGGTGATGCGACTGATTGTCCGGGACCTGCTGCCGGAACCGTACCGGTGGCGGTCGCAGGTCAGGGTCGATCTTCTTCCGGACGCCGCCCGTGGGTGGACCCCGAAGACCCTGCCGGATCTGGGGTGCCCGGAGTTGAAGATCGCCCTGTACTACGACGGTGGGCACCACAGTGAGGGCTCGCAGCCTGAGATCGATTTCAACCAGTTCCACGCCTTGCGTGACCTGGGGTGGGAGGTCATCCGGTTCACCAAGGACCATCTCCGCTCGCCGGGTGCGATGCGGGAGCTCGTGCTGAACTCCATCAGGCGTGCGCTCCAGCACCAGTGA